Sequence from the Angustibacter luteus genome:
GGACGGACGCTGTCCCGGCAGGTGCCCTCGCTGGAGGCGCTCTACGAGCTCGAGTCCACCCCGAGCTGGGCGTTGTACCGCACCGAGTCGGTCGAGCTGCGCGGCCTCTACCGCTTCCACCTGGTCGTCCGCGCACCGAAGGATGCTGCCGTCACCGGCACCACGAGCGTCGAGGCGAAGGTGCGCCGCAAGCTCCTCGGGGTCATCCCCTATCGCGCGGACCTCACCGCGGTGCCGGACGCGTTGTCCTTCACCTTGGGCGGGCGGGAGCCGTGAGCACACCCGTCGACCCGTACGCGGTACCGGACGAGCTGGCTACCCGCTTCCTCGAGGTGAAGGCGATGGCCGAGGCCCTCACCGGTCCCGAGGCCGCGCAGTTCTTCGTGATGCTGACGTCCTACTCCCTGCACGGGATGGCTTACGGCGCAACGGCTCTCACGGTCTCCCGGACCGCGACCCCGAACCTCGTCCAGACCCAGACCGGCTTCACCTGCGACGCCTCCTTCTCCCCCGACCTGCTGGCGCCCGCGACACTGCGAGCCGCCCGGATCGAGGGCGACCTGGCCACCGTCGCGCTCGAGGCCCGCCTGGAGGACATCATCCAGATCCTCCGCCTGGGCTGACCGCGGCGACGTCCCGGGGTCAGCGCTGCTCGCGCGAGCACCACCACGTGGTGCGGGTACCGACAGTGCCCCGCTGCATCGCCGCCCCGCACCGCGGGCACCGCGCCCCGGCCTTGCGGAACGGCACCACCTCCAGCGTGTGCACGCCGCCACCCGCCACGGCCTCGGCGATCGTGGCGTGCACCGCTTCGTAGAGGCGGCGAACCTGGGGGCGGGTCAGCGAGTCGACCGGACGACGGGGATCGACCCGCGCGTGCCACAGCAGCTGGTCGGCCAGCAGGTTCCCGACCCCGGCCAGCGCGTTCTGATCGAGCAGGCGCGCCTTCACCGGCGCGGTGCCGCGGCTGAGCAGCGCCCGGAACTCCTCCCAGGTCACCTCGGCGGCGTCCGGGCCGAGCCCCTCGACGTCCGGGTCGAGCCGCACCCGGCCAAGCCGACGCGGGTCGACGAGCAGCAGGCCGCCGCCGTCGGCGAACGACAGCGCGAACCGGGTGAACCGCTGGTCGCCCTGCTCGCGGCCACGCTGCCAGTAGTCACCACCGTCGTTCTCCTGGCCGTCCGGCGCGACCGCCACGATCTTGCCGGACATCCCCAGGTGCAGGCCGAGGACCGGTCCCGGCGTGCGGGAGCGCCCCGCCCCCGACGTCTCGCACCACATCGTCTTCCCGCGCCGGTGCGCGGCGGTCAGGCGGCGGCCCACCATCGCCGCCCGGATGTCGCCCGGTCGGTGCGGTCGGCACTCGTACGTGTCGGTGTCGTCCACGTCCACGATCCGGCGCCCGAGCGCGAGCTCGGCGATCACCGCACGGGCGGACTCGACCTCGGGCAGCTCGGGCACGGGTTCGAGGGTACGGCCGCTCTCGCCGACCCGCTCGCGACCGTGACCCCAGCCGGGACGGCTCGAATCACGGCGTGGAGCGGATGCGGCGGGCCTCCTCGACGAACTCGGCGAGCTCACGCCACGGCCCGGCCACCGCCTGCGACTCCCCCGACAGCGCCGCCGGTTCCTGTCGCCACGCGGCGCGGACCGCCGCACCGGCACCCCTACCGTCGCCCGTCCCGAACCGGGCGGACAGCTCCTGCATACGCGCCACGACCTGTTGGACCGCGGCGGAGTCCGGCGCCGCACCCGAACGCCGCAGCTCCTCCGCGCGGCGGTACAGCTGCGGCCACTCGACCTCGAGGAGGTACGGCAACGCTGGCCCGACCGCGGCGGCGCCCTCGGCCACGCGCTCGCGCTCCTGCTCGCTCAGCTCCCGGGCGACCGCGTCGTCCGCGCCGCGGGCGGCCCGCACCAGCGCGAGCAGCTCCGCCGGGTTGGCGAGGTCCGCCCGGCCGTCCGCGCCTTCGTCGGTGTCCAGGACGGCGGCCAGCCGCGAACGCAGCCCGACCAGTGCCGTCACCGCGCGGTCGACCTGGGCCACCTGGTCGGTGAGCAGCCGGCGGACGTCCACGCCGCCGTCCAGGCTGCGCCGGATCGCGTCCAGCGACATGCCGAACCCGCGCAAGGTGAGGACGACGTACAGCCGGGCCAGGTCGTCCTCGGTGTATCGGCGGCGGCCGCCCATGCTGTGCCGACTCGGGCGCAGGACGCCGAGCTCGTCCCAGTGGTGCAACGTGCGCACCGTGATGCCACTCGTCTCGGCCACCTCGCCGACCGACCACGTCCTGTTGGTGTCCATGCAGTCGAGTCTGCGACCTCACGTCGCGTGACGTGCAAGCCCTTCGTCGCACTTCCGCGCGGGCAGCCATCACGTCGCGGATTCATGGGGACTCAAGCCCGCGCCGTCGTCGAAGGGAGCCCGACCAGGTCGGCGCTCGCGTGCCAGAGCCACACCGCGGCGGCCTCGTCATAGCTGCGCTTGGACGAGGCCTTCACGCGGCGGTTGACGAAGTAGCGGCCACTCACCGTCTCGAGCTCGGGATCGGAGGCGAGGTGGACGGGTGTCACGGCTCCCTGAGCGGGCGACTTCATCACCGGGCGCACGAGCGGGACCAGCCACCGCTGGAGGCGGCCGGGGTCGTCGGCTCCGAACGACGTGCTGACGACGCCAGGGTGCAGCGCGTTGGCGGTGACTCCGGAGCCAGCCGCACGGCGGGCGAGCTCGTGGCTGAACATCACGTTGGCGAGCTTGGACTGGTTGTAGGCCCGTGCTCCGGAGTACGCACGTTCGCCTTGCAGGTCGTCGAAGTCGATGCGACCCATTCCATGGGCGTTGGAGGCAACGGTGACGACGCGCGCGGGCGCGCTGAGCGTGAGCCGGTCCAGGAGCAGGTGGGTGAGCAGGAACGGCGCGAGGTGGTTGAGGGCGAACGTGCGCTCCAGGCCGTCGTCCGTGAGGTGGCGGTTGTGCCAGTACCCGCCGACGTTGTTGACCAGGACGTCGACCCGCGGCAGCGCCGCCAGCACCTCGACAGCCAGACGGCGCACCTCCACCTGGCTCGACAGGTCCGCGAGGAACACCTCCACTCGCTGGCCGCCGGCCGTGCGGATCTCCTGGGCCGCTGCCTCCGCTCGCCCGCGATGCCTGCCGGTGATCGCCACGCGGGCTCCCTGGGAAGCCAGTGCCAGAGCGATCGACATCCCGATGCCGGAGGTGCTCCCGGTGATCAGCACCGTCTTGCCGGCCATCGGCCCACGTCCGTGGGTCCCCTCCATGGCGCGCTCCTTCGGATGCTGGTGGGCTACTTGACCTCTGCGCGGGTGGAGAGAGCGACCCCGATGGCCAGCGGGA
This genomic interval carries:
- a CDS encoding Fpg/Nei family DNA glycosylase, translated to MPELPEVESARAVIAELALGRRIVDVDDTDTYECRPHRPGDIRAAMVGRRLTAAHRRGKTMWCETSGAGRSRTPGPVLGLHLGMSGKIVAVAPDGQENDGGDYWQRGREQGDQRFTRFALSFADGGGLLLVDPRRLGRVRLDPDVEGLGPDAAEVTWEEFRALLSRGTAPVKARLLDQNALAGVGNLLADQLLWHARVDPRRPVDSLTRPQVRRLYEAVHATIAEAVAGGGVHTLEVVPFRKAGARCPRCGAAMQRGTVGTRTTWWCSREQR
- a CDS encoding MerR family transcriptional regulator, with amino-acid sequence MDTNRTWSVGEVAETSGITVRTLHHWDELGVLRPSRHSMGGRRRYTEDDLARLYVVLTLRGFGMSLDAIRRSLDGGVDVRRLLTDQVAQVDRAVTALVGLRSRLAAVLDTDEGADGRADLANPAELLALVRAARGADDAVARELSEQERERVAEGAAAVGPALPYLLEVEWPQLYRRAEELRRSGAAPDSAAVQQVVARMQELSARFGTGDGRGAGAAVRAAWRQEPAALSGESQAVAGPWRELAEFVEEARRIRSTP
- a CDS encoding SDR family oxidoreductase, whose product is MEGTHGRGPMAGKTVLITGSTSGIGMSIALALASQGARVAITGRHRGRAEAAAQEIRTAGGQRVEVFLADLSSQVEVRRLAVEVLAALPRVDVLVNNVGGYWHNRHLTDDGLERTFALNHLAPFLLTHLLLDRLTLSAPARVVTVASNAHGMGRIDFDDLQGERAYSGARAYNQSKLANVMFSHELARRAAGSGVTANALHPGVVSTSFGADDPGRLQRWLVPLVRPVMKSPAQGAVTPVHLASDPELETVSGRYFVNRRVKASSKRSYDEAAAVWLWHASADLVGLPSTTARA